A genomic segment from Desulfurobacterium pacificum encodes:
- a CDS encoding endonuclease III domain-containing protein, producing MDNSTISKVVEILRKEKKKWNVPIVTLMSQTENNPFKILIATILSLRTKDEVTAKASERLFRIADTPEKLMELSEGEIEKLIYPVGFYRRKARTIREVARIIVEKYGGEVPSDIDELLKLPGVGRKTANLVVTLGYGKPGICVDTHVHRIMNRFGYVKTKTPEETEMALREKLPKEYWIEINDLLVSLGQHICHPTSPKCSQCPVSEYCEKVGVERSR from the coding sequence ATGGATAACAGCACAATTAGTAAAGTGGTTGAGATACTGAGAAAAGAGAAAAAGAAGTGGAATGTTCCTATAGTAACTTTAATGTCTCAAACGGAGAACAATCCTTTTAAGATACTGATAGCTACGATATTGAGCTTGAGAACGAAAGATGAGGTAACGGCAAAAGCTTCTGAGAGGCTTTTTAGAATTGCTGATACACCTGAGAAGTTGATGGAGTTATCTGAAGGAGAAATAGAGAAGCTGATATATCCTGTAGGGTTTTACAGAAGAAAAGCGAGGACTATTAGAGAAGTTGCAAGAATAATAGTTGAGAAATATGGAGGAGAAGTTCCGTCTGATATTGATGAGCTTTTGAAACTTCCTGGCGTTGGTAGGAAAACGGCGAACTTAGTTGTTACTTTGGGTTACGGAAAACCTGGTATTTGCGTTGATACGCACGTTCACAGGATAATGAATAGGTTCGGTTACGTTAAGACTAAAACGCCGGAAGAAACAGAGATGGCTCTGAGAGAAAAACTTCCGAAAGAGTACTGGATAGAGATTAACGATTTACTCGTTTCTTTGGGTCAGCATATATGTCATCCTACGTCTCCTAAGTGTTCTCAGTGTCCTGTAAGTGAGTATTGTGAAAAAGTGGGAGTTGAAAGGAGTAGGTAG
- the kdsA gene encoding 3-deoxy-8-phosphooctulonate synthase — translation MIVIAGPCVIEDRDILFEIASEVKSLKDAFPEHRWVFKASFDKANRSSIDSYRGPGIDKGLAMLSEVKSKFGLEVTTDIHESWQAKPVAEVVDVIQIPAFLCRQTDLLVAAARTGKTVNVKKGQFMAPWDMGNVVNKLEKSNASEIWLTERGTTFGYNNLVVDFRSIPIMKKTGAKVIFDATHSVQKPGGLGKVSGGDREFVPYLARAAVAVGVDGLFFEIHPQPEKALSDGANMLKIEDFKDLIERLTKLDSFVRREFGENG, via the coding sequence ATGATAGTTATAGCTGGTCCTTGCGTTATTGAGGATAGGGATATTTTGTTTGAAATTGCTTCTGAAGTTAAATCTCTTAAAGATGCTTTCCCTGAACATCGATGGGTTTTTAAGGCTTCTTTTGATAAGGCTAACAGGAGTTCTATTGATTCTTACAGAGGTCCAGGTATAGATAAAGGTCTTGCAATGCTTTCAGAAGTTAAGAGTAAGTTTGGTTTGGAAGTAACTACAGATATTCATGAGTCGTGGCAGGCAAAACCTGTAGCTGAGGTTGTTGACGTAATACAGATACCGGCTTTTCTGTGTAGGCAGACAGACCTTTTAGTAGCTGCAGCGAGAACCGGAAAAACGGTGAACGTGAAGAAGGGACAATTTATGGCACCTTGGGATATGGGTAACGTTGTGAATAAACTTGAAAAGAGTAATGCTTCTGAAATCTGGCTGACGGAGAGGGGAACCACTTTTGGATATAACAACCTTGTAGTTGATTTTAGGTCTATTCCTATTATGAAAAAAACAGGTGCAAAAGTAATTTTTGATGCCACTCATTCTGTTCAAAAGCCTGGTGGTTTGGGGAAAGTGAGTGGTGGTGATAGAGAGTTCGTTCCTTACCTTGCGCGCGCTGCCGTTGCCGTTGGCGTTGATGGTTTGTTCTTTGAAATACATCCACAACCTGAAAAGGCACTTTCTGACGGTGCTAATATGTTGAAAATAGAGGATTTTAAGGACTTGATAGAGAGATTAACTAAACTTGATTCTTTCGTCAGGAGGGAATTCGGAGAGAATGGATAA
- a CDS encoding pseudouridine synthase — MRLNKFLAYAGFGARRKVEEIIKQGRVTVNGEEVTSPAVEVDPKKDRIEVDGERVRLPKKFVYIMFNKPQGVLTAMERAPGDKRPIVADYFRKYPVRLFPVGRLDYNTEGLLLMTNDGELAEKLMHPRYHVPKTYIAKVKGRVTPAEVDRMRKGALLVDDKGKKFFIKPLDVKLLHPSKTGRNTYVQITIDQGKNRVVRRFFDRFDHGVLKLKRVAVGPLKLGDLPKGRYRELTKEEVEKLKKAVESYASKGN, encoded by the coding sequence ATGCGTTTGAATAAATTTTTAGCTTATGCAGGATTTGGGGCAAGGCGAAAGGTTGAGGAGATAATAAAGCAGGGAAGGGTAACTGTAAACGGAGAGGAGGTAACGTCTCCGGCGGTTGAGGTAGACCCGAAGAAAGATAGGATAGAAGTTGATGGAGAGAGGGTAAGGCTTCCGAAAAAGTTTGTTTATATCATGTTTAATAAACCGCAGGGCGTTTTAACGGCTATGGAGAGGGCACCAGGTGATAAGAGACCTATCGTTGCAGATTATTTCAGGAAGTATCCTGTAAGGCTTTTCCCTGTTGGAAGACTTGATTACAACACAGAAGGTTTACTTTTAATGACGAACGATGGAGAGTTGGCGGAGAAACTTATGCATCCTCGTTATCACGTTCCTAAAACTTACATTGCAAAAGTAAAGGGGCGCGTAACGCCTGCCGAGGTTGATAGGATGAGAAAGGGGGCTTTGCTCGTTGATGATAAAGGTAAAAAGTTTTTTATAAAGCCTCTTGATGTAAAGTTGCTTCATCCTTCAAAAACGGGTAGAAATACTTACGTGCAGATAACGATAGACCAGGGAAAGAACAGAGTTGTTAGGAGATTTTTTGACCGTTTTGACCACGGCGTTTTAAAGCTTAAAAGGGTTGCTGTAGGACCTTTAAAGTTGGGTGACTTGCCGAAGGGAAGATATAGAGAACTGACAAAGGAAGAAGTGGAAAAGTTGAAGAAAGCGGTGGAATCTTACGCTTCTAAAGGAAACTGA
- the deoC gene encoding deoxyribose-phosphate aldolase produces MKEILTKIDLAVLKATTTPGTVLEAAEAVKYYNFATVCVFPKHVEVARTILPPEKISAVVGFPLSPTPLTIKLKEAVYSIEKGAGELDVVVNISAVKCGDWNKVEEELREIRKEIPLAVLKLIFECCYLTEEEKITLCRLAVENGWDYLKTSTGYGSYGATFEDVELLVKCANGRAKVKAAGGIRTLEDVKKFISLGAERIGTSNGKEIAKQVLHSGKI; encoded by the coding sequence ATGAAAGAGATACTTACCAAGATAGACCTGGCTGTATTAAAAGCTACAACAACTCCAGGAACAGTATTAGAAGCTGCAGAAGCAGTTAAATATTATAACTTTGCCACCGTTTGCGTTTTTCCAAAACACGTTGAAGTAGCAAGAACAATACTTCCACCAGAAAAAATCTCTGCCGTCGTTGGATTCCCTCTCTCACCTACACCGCTAACAATCAAACTAAAAGAAGCAGTCTATTCCATAGAAAAAGGAGCAGGAGAATTAGACGTAGTTGTAAATATCAGCGCTGTTAAATGTGGTGACTGGAACAAAGTTGAAGAAGAACTCAGAGAAATAAGAAAAGAGATACCACTCGCCGTTTTAAAGCTTATATTTGAATGCTGTTACCTCACTGAAGAAGAAAAAATAACCCTGTGCAGATTAGCGGTAGAAAACGGTTGGGACTATTTAAAAACATCAACAGGTTACGGAAGTTACGGCGCCACCTTTGAGGACGTTGAACTTTTGGTAAAGTGTGCAAACGGAAGAGCTAAAGTCAAAGCAGCAGGAGGGATAAGAACTTTAGAGGACGTTAAGAAATTCATTTCTTTAGGAGCAGAAAGAATAGGAACGAGCAATGGAAAAGAAATCGCAAAACAAGTGCTGCATAGTGGGAAAATTTGA
- a CDS encoding riboflavin kinase: protein MEKKSQNKCCIVGKFESLHRGHQFLIEKAKKLCNQVNVISINKFLQNPLFTPEERNKIAENLGVKLTNLKFEEIKDKTPEEFFQILRNLGCSRLLAGKDWKFGKNRSGNIETAKKLGKKYNIEVLEVPLITNSGEKIGTSTIKALLKEGKLEEANKLLGFPYFCFGRTVKGDGRGKELGFPTINVKPEKRLLIPYGVYAVNLKVNGKYYRGIANYGVKPTFGENEPIIEIHIPNEKLPPLPLHTPATVEFLKFFRREKQFNNVEELKKQIKFDLENLKQFWRNGLGRDTEI, encoded by the coding sequence ATGGAAAAGAAATCGCAAAACAAGTGCTGCATAGTGGGAAAATTTGAATCCCTCCACAGGGGGCACCAATTCTTGATTGAAAAAGCGAAAAAACTCTGCAATCAAGTAAACGTTATATCAATAAACAAATTTTTACAAAATCCCCTCTTCACCCCCGAAGAAAGAAACAAAATCGCAGAAAATTTAGGAGTAAAACTAACAAACCTTAAATTTGAAGAGATAAAAGACAAAACCCCTGAAGAATTCTTTCAGATACTGAGAAATTTAGGTTGTTCAAGACTTTTAGCAGGTAAAGACTGGAAGTTTGGCAAAAACAGGAGCGGTAATATTGAAACCGCCAAAAAGTTAGGCAAAAAGTACAACATAGAAGTTTTAGAAGTTCCCCTCATAACCAATAGCGGCGAAAAAATAGGAACGTCAACCATCAAAGCACTACTTAAAGAAGGTAAATTGGAAGAAGCCAATAAACTCTTAGGATTTCCCTACTTCTGCTTTGGCAGAACGGTAAAAGGAGACGGTAGAGGTAAAGAGTTGGGATTCCCAACCATTAACGTTAAACCAGAAAAAAGACTTCTCATACCTTACGGAGTTTACGCGGTAAACTTAAAAGTAAACGGCAAATACTACAGAGGAATAGCCAACTACGGTGTAAAACCAACTTTTGGAGAAAACGAGCCAATAATAGAAATCCACATTCCGAACGAAAAACTCCCTCCCCTCCCACTCCACACCCCAGCAACGGTAGAATTCCTGAAATTTTTCCGCAGAGAAAAACAGTTCAACAACGTTGAAGAACTAAAAAAACAGATTAAATTTGATTTAGAAAATCTAAAACAATTTTGGAGGAATGGTCTTGGAAGAGACACAGAAATTTAA
- the era gene encoding GTPase Era: MVLEETQKFKSGYVAILGRPNVGKSTLLNSLLGTKVAIVTDKPQTTRHRIIGVKHLKDAQIVFLDTPGIHKEKFELNRYMNEIAFSVIPDADVILFLIDARAGLTEADRKILQKIGEEKRKDSKVLVLINKIDGVPKEELLPLIEEISKEFPFVSDIVPISATRGTNLDRLLDLIVSYLPEGPKYYEEHMVTDMPLEQFVAEIIREKIMLLTRDEIPHATTVQVVNIQPGDKNPNMLVIDADIIVERDSQKAIIIGKGGQKLKKIGKLAREELEQLLGKRVYLRLWVKVKEDWRQRADQLRSLGYSY, encoded by the coding sequence ATGGTCTTGGAAGAGACACAGAAATTTAAATCAGGATACGTCGCTATTTTAGGAAGACCGAACGTAGGAAAATCCACCCTTCTCAACAGCCTATTAGGAACAAAAGTGGCAATCGTCACAGACAAACCTCAAACAACAAGACACAGAATCATCGGCGTCAAGCACTTAAAAGACGCCCAAATCGTATTCCTTGACACGCCAGGTATTCACAAAGAAAAATTTGAACTCAACCGCTACATGAACGAAATAGCTTTCAGCGTAATACCGGACGCCGACGTAATCCTGTTCTTAATTGACGCAAGAGCAGGACTAACAGAAGCCGACAGGAAAATACTTCAAAAAATAGGAGAAGAGAAAAGGAAAGATTCAAAAGTCTTAGTCCTGATTAACAAAATAGACGGCGTTCCCAAAGAAGAACTCCTGCCTCTAATAGAAGAGATAAGCAAAGAATTTCCTTTCGTCTCCGACATAGTCCCCATCTCAGCAACGAGAGGAACAAACTTAGACAGACTCCTTGACCTGATAGTTTCCTACCTACCTGAAGGTCCCAAGTACTACGAAGAACACATGGTAACAGATATGCCTTTAGAACAGTTCGTTGCAGAGATAATCAGAGAAAAAATAATGCTACTCACCAGAGACGAAATCCCCCACGCAACAACCGTTCAGGTAGTAAACATACAGCCAGGAGATAAAAACCCGAACATGCTTGTAATAGATGCAGATATAATCGTAGAAAGAGACTCACAAAAGGCAATAATCATCGGTAAAGGCGGACAGAAACTCAAAAAAATAGGAAAGTTAGCAAGAGAAGAATTAGAACAACTCTTAGGTAAAAGAGTTTACTTGAGGCTTTGGGTCAAAGTTAAAGAAGACTGGAGACAGAGGGCAGACCAACTAAGAAGCTTAGGATACTCCTACTAA